The sequence below is a genomic window from Setaria italica strain Yugu1 chromosome IV, Setaria_italica_v2.0, whole genome shotgun sequence.
CTTCCCCTGGAGGAAGGCACGCAACTACGTACTAATCACCTACATGCATGGCGTCGGCATTGATCACCATCTACTACTGGCCTCGTATAAGGTCTATCCATGCACGACGAGCGACCGGTCACATGTTCTTTGCACGCACGCAGGTCCCGGCGTACATGGTGGTGCAGACGGTGGCGGCAACGTTCGCGAGCCTGCTGCTGCGGCAGATGTTCGGCAGGCGGCACTTGGTCGCCTCAGTGACGGTGCCAAGCGGCATCAGCAGCCAGTCGCTCGTCCTCGAGTTCATCATCACCTTCTACCTCATGTTCGTCATCATGGCCGTCGCCACCGACGACCGGGCGGTAACTAAACTAAATGAACCCGACAGAAACTTATGGAATGAGGTGAAGCATAACTAACATTGCTGGTGTACGTGCAGGTCGGGCAGATGGCCGGGCTCGCGGTGGGCGGAACCATCATGCTCAACGCGCTGTTCGCCGGGTAACGTAACCGTTTGGTTATGTTTTCGTTCAGCTGTTTATTATGCACATGCGAGCATCTAGTATATATCCAAACACGGCCGTGTGGTTTGTGATTGGCAGGCCGGTGTCGGGAGCATCGATGAACCCGGTGAGGAGCATCGGGCCGGCGCTGGTGGGGGGCAAGTACACGGGGCTGTGGGTGTACATCTTCGGGCCgttcgccggcgcggcggccggagcctGGGCGTACAACCTCATCCGACACACCGACAAGACGCTCGCCGAGATCACCAAGAGCATCAGCCGGACCAACAACTGACCGATCAGCTACCAAATCCGATCCCTGCGTAGACGCGAGCCGTGTTCATGCATGTTTTGGATCGACGCACGCGTCCATCCGAGTGAATAATACAGTATACTGGTTCATGTCGTGACTCGTGAGGTCAGGGGAGATATGATTTTAATGTTGACGCATTGTCGCGTTATGCATGGCATGATCAGCAATAAAGCATAAGTAGTGAATTCCAAAGAAAGTTCGATAAGTGATCAGATGAGGCGATAATCAGTATGAATGTGTATGTAAGGGTcttacttgtttttttttctttatgtgCGTACTAGTGTACGAGATATGCTTGGCTTAGTGCTTTCTCTATTCATTCAAGGTCTTGCTTGGATTTCAATTCCTAGCAAGATACTCGTGCATTGTTATGATGAAACGTGCTAATTGTATGTTTTTAAACTTGTGGAGTTCTTTGAACTAGCAAATTTATCTGTGCGTTACAAGGAAAAAACTCACATAAATAAAGCTTattaatttttagaaaataacaGTGAAAAATTTGTTGGTACTAAGACAATGGAAACAAAACAAATAAAGAAAGGTTAAGTGGCTTCACATGTTAGGCCAGCAAGGTGTTCCTGGCTGGTTCTATTGCAGCCCATGCATGGCAGGCAGACAGCAATCCGGCCCATCCAGTTTGCTTAATAAGACAGATAAGCTGAGTAGCAATAAAATCATGGGAAAATGGGAAAACATCCTACGGCCTTGTCTCTTCGTCTACCCTGCATATCTCGAAGACTAGATCCTCTTTGGTCTTCATCGTTCTCTAGAGGTGTGGCTACACTCGACCCTCTCCGGCCGGTCTTCATCGTTCTCTAGCGGTATTCATCATTTAAGGCCTTGCTTGGATTTCAATTATTATAGTACGACTACATGTAGATATTTTATTACAGCAAAATCTAATACTCCACTTTTGAGTGTTTTATCATGTTATAAGCCGCAAACTCgatttttcccttctcctccacgTCAGCAGATCTGCGCCAATGAAGCCCCTTCCGCGTCTCCAGCGATGTCTCCACTAACAAGCTAGGTTAGGGATTGGGTTTAGGCTGGTGTTGCCGGCGGCAGGTGTCAGAGCGGTAAGAAAAGGTGTCACAGTGACATCTCTACTAGGGGTGTTGGTGTGGCATCAAACACACGGTTAGAGCGGCGGCAACAGCCGCCGGGGACATGACGGAGGAGGGCGGGGTGAGGGTATCACATCCTGGCTGAGCTTGAGAAGGCAATGACTGGGGCTGCTAGGAGAAGCTCAGGAAAAAAGGCACGAGCTAATTCCACACGCGAGTGCTAGCGACGATTCCAGCGACCGGTCTCCCACTTGCTGTCCTATGTGGGACCCAGCATCATTTACGGCGCCCACATTTCCATTCCACGCGCATCTCCTTCTTTCCTTCCcttttcccttctctctctcagATCTGAAGGCGATTCGCCATGGGGGATGGGGCggtgcgccgccggcgaggccggatATCGTCGTAGCTCGCGGAAGCAGCATCAACGCGAGGGGGGCGCGACAGCATGCTTGCTCACCGTGGAGGTTCCCCTTTCCTTTCTCTCCCCTACCTTCAAGACCTCCCTCTAGTCCACGCGGCGCCCGGCAAGAGCGACGGCGAGctccgcgcggcggccggccggcaggaGGTGGGGAACGGCGTGCGGCGCGGGTTCACGGGCAGGGGAGGCGGCGACGTTGtgattctgattttttttttttttggaaattttaGGCTTCCAAAGTTGTGCTCGAAAATTTGTTCCAAAATTTTGTCTCCAACTTTCTGTTCCAATGTTTGTCGTCAGATTTTGTTCAAATATTGTTACATTTTTGTCAGATTTTGTTTCGAATTTCTGCTTCCGCTTTATAACTTTTGGTCATAATTTTTGTTCATATCTTTTATTCACATATTTCTATTCATAAGTTATGCACATAAACTTGTTATGTGACATAATTTGATCGTACAAATTTCTATTAATAATTTATGCACATAAAGTGTTCCAAAACTTGTATTCATAATTTACGCTCACAAAGTGATTCAAAAATTTTATTCATAAGTTATGCACATAAAAGGTAATGAAGAGAAGCGTGCACGTGCAGGAGTCCACCCGTTGAGGTCCAAAGCTCCACCGACAGCATGTCGGAAATCGTTGGCTAATACTCTTTCCAGCGCgcgctaattttttttttagggGGCCCAGCGCGCGCTAATTTGCATAGcccctccggcctccggccGCAATGTTGAGTTGGCCCGGATCGAAATCCTTACGTGGTAGACACCTAAAGAACCGGATCTTTAGGTGCTATGGACATCATATTTGGTTTATTATTAACTAGCAAATATACTCGTGTGTTGCTACGGGTACATGAAAACTACATCGATATATTACCATACTATATAATATGGTCTATATGTAGCTAATCATGTTTTAATATGACTCTAATCATGTTTTAATATGACTTAATATGTACCTTTTGATGTTATATTTGGATAATTTATAGAAGAGTAATAGCTATAGTTGAGTTTTATTAGGTTGAGGATCCAAATGGCTATAGTTGGGAGTTCTAAGCGTAATTACTATTTAGATGTTTGCAAATTAATCAATTAATGTATAGACTCATAAATTATGGTTATGAaccacaaatttgatttttgcaTATCATTTTGTACCTTTTTTCTATAACCTCTTGTGTGTTGAATATAATCCAATGAGAAGGACTGTGTTGAaactttttatttatttcaatgCCCTTATTACCTACCTAAAGGATCtttctttgaaaaatatatttGTAAAGGGCTATCATCTAAAAAATACAAGACTCATCTAAAATATCTTGTGTGACTTCATCGCCCGCCCCGAGACACCATCTCTACCGCTGCATCCGAACCCAGTGCACCTCTGTTCATACCCAGCCAGCCACGCGTGGGCCTAGACCTGGCGCGTCCCCACATGTCATCGGTGCTCAACACGTGGTCATCTACTTATCTACCCGCCCACGCTTTCACCGTGGGAGATGGAAACCAAGGATGCTGCCATCCACATGTCGCCTGAACGGAGCCGTTCCATTTCATTCCATCCAATCGCAGCTGCTGCCTGTTGCTCCGCAACGTTTCCCCTCTCTTTTCCCCACGCAGCCCACACCTCGACCCACTAACATCGTGGCCCCACCGCGGGCATAACAGCCATTTCAAAACTCCCAGCCTGCCTCGTGTGTGTGGCTTTAAAGCGACACTGTTGCCTCCACTAGCTTCCTTCCCCATTCATCTTcgaccccctcccctcctccgcctctgccGCCTTGCCCTGCTCCCTTCCGGCTCGCGCTGCCGCCTTCACGCTCTCcctgacctcctcctcctcgttcgtCGACCCGCTCTCCTACGCGACACCACCGGCGCCGGTGCTCTGCCTCCTCGCGTCGCCGAGATCCGTGCACGCGGCAGCCTCTGAGTACTCCCTGCTCGCCATCTCCGACCCGGAGACTGAGGCTGAGCCCGTCACCACTTCGCTCGTCCTCCCTccggcccccacctcctctcctccctctccttctcctctgCCGGATCCGGCCAgcccccactccctctccccccggctcctcctccctctcccgtgGCCGAGGCGGGCGGTGGGTGCAGGCCaagcggcacggcggcggcggctcgagcGTGGCCGGGCCGGGACggtgcgggcggccggggcTGGGGAGGCGGCTCGGGCGCagccgggcggggcggcgagcTGGGCCAGGGAGGTGGCTCTGGCGCGGCCGGGTGGGGCAGGCAGAGCGGCACGGCCGCGGCGGGTGGGCGGGCGGGGCGGCACGGGCGGCTGGGGCCGCGTGGGAGCCctctgacaagtgggacccacttGTCTGGACGGATGAAAAAATTTGGCAGAAGCGTCACtcgctttaatattaggtagagatagaGATTCTTTAAATAGATAAGTATGAAATATAAAACCCTTACCTTTTAAGGAAAAAAGTATCCAGCTTGTGCTTTTGCCTCTCTTCTGGTTGTCCGCTCATGGCATTTATGTTTTCCATCTAGAACTGTGGGCCAGCCATGCTTTAGCCCAATAAGTTCGAATTATATGGGCCGGCCGAGCCATTAGTTGTCAAGATATATCTGTAGCTGAATAATCAGTAGTGCACTATTTCTCAtctccaggaaaaaaaaaagggagacaCTATTTCCTCAGatcaaaatagaagaaaaaaagggagaTCATTATTTAAGAATCAACTATTTGGGGCACGACTTTAACCTGATCGTTCTTTACATAGCGGAGAGCTAGGATGAGAGGCCCCCACCCTCCTCCACCAGCCCCcaccctcctccgccaccccgctgcccgccgccgccggcggcatccCCCACCTACCTCCGTAGACCTCCTCCTGAAAAACAACCCCCCCAGCCGCTACGCCCCCCATCCCCAGCCACCCCGCATTCAAGAAGCGCCTGGGAAAAGTTCTTCAGCATctccccaccgccacctccccagGGAGGCCGGCCGTCGCTGCTAGATGAAGATTGGGTACCAGAATCGCTAGATCTGCAGGTCAATTCGCCGGATCTGTGGCTCCCTTTGCAAGATCTGAGGCCTGCCAGCCGAAAGCCCCCTCCTGCCAAGCGGGACGCTGTGCTGTCCTATGCGGAGGTCGTCAGACGTGGACGATTCATTTCCCCCACCGACTCAACCTCCCCACGAAGCCgtgaagacggatgtactccaGCCCGCGGGAGAAGGAGTAACTCCGATGACATGGCAGCTCCGCGGCGCATTCAAGACCCAGCAGCGTCAACGGCACGATAAGCCGGGCCCCGACGACACACGGAGCTACACCACCTAGCGCCAACAACATCTCAACACCCTCCAATGCGCCAGGAATGGCAGCCAGTGAGGCGCTGCAGGACGCAGCAGCGTGCGCCGCTCGAGAAGCCGCGACGGGACGGCGGAAGTGACCGATGCTACAGAAGCACTTCAAGGAGGCCACCAACCAAGGCGTTACTCGCCTTCAAGCGCGTGACCGCGGGACGCTGTTTCCGGTGCCTCGCTTCAGACCACCTCGCATCTGTGTGCCGCGACCCCGTGCGCTGCTTCCGGTGCTGCTGTTTCGACCATAGAGAACGCGCCTGCAGGGCGGCGCGGTCACCAGCTGCGCAGGCACCTGCCTCCTCACAAAACCAAGCTCCCACCAGACGCAGGCCGGCCTGCGCACTATGTCGCCAATCGCCCGACGACCACCACCCGCAGCGCCACGCACCACAGCTCCTTCTAGTTGCTGGCCGACCGCCAACGAGCCATCCGTCGCCCGACGACCActatggcggaaccgtccaacttaagctggtttaagtgcgcctaatcgctgtcggaacagcaattatccgaaacgcacttaaaacagtataagtctagtagtccgtcgagtgtccctaggactcctcgaaataTCCACGTCATGTCCCATAGCCacacatcaggatcgcttccacgatgggaaggcatcaacaaatattatatttttacacACATAGCGAGGTGCGAATTATTAtagaccatagtttgaaacaaacttaataatgCAGGTTAGAGCAGTTCTAAGATTTTAAAACATAAACCGGTCCAGGTGAAagataaacatctaagttttatttctagggtattacgaggctcgtaaaaataccctagttcttcgggggTTCTTCCTCGGCGGACTCCTGCTGCGGCTCTGAAATAGCAACGAAGGATtcccctgagtacggggtactcagcaagactaacacgactaactaatataatagcttttccgGAACTGAATGATAgttgtttagtgtactggctgactcacattttgctaaaagagcttactataagtgaaaccttaactttatcttttaaTCCAAATTGAGTTtttacctaaccagtctagatggagaaaaaggaatatttttgcaatcagtaggaaattaagtcatacaacacaTTAATTTCGAAAAGACATTGCATTCACTAGATTACACTATGATGCTtaacggtgatcaagtgcattcataactgagaattgcggcgatccggatcaatttacatcctgcaggagagcaccctgagcaccagctatgtacaactgtccaggttgtacataacgacctttcgattagcgtacccaaagattgggaataagactacccgaacccagggacgcacccccacatgggaccccacgtctggcctgatctccatgtgagtttcaggctacgcccctgccattctccagcacgtcaagcacgggtacgaaatattcccgatcagagagtcagctaacctaccgggctttactggtcccatacccagtaagcaatcAATCAGGTGatattcacttgatcaaaggttaagacaacgattgggccttaaccaaattaacttagcagacagaactaacatctctaCCTTCTGTCGGCTTTCAAATTTCCAAGCTAACTTTCTTAAACCAAtatgtatgacccaacaattCACCTTAGAGCTAAGTAATTAAATTTCTTGAAGTActtaagcattgctaagcatgggtcaattactaattattgaacaagtggcaaagatgtcctctaaacaaggtaggatcatgcacaaggataggtttcaatcaactcctagacttaatgcattcatatggaaaataaccaataattggacacatgaaataataactccaaagtagataggtagagatgcaccggggcttgccttgatctgtaaaaatgttagcgtCATCCGACGgactggcttcacaggggatcaattcaacaacc
It includes:
- the LOC101764882 gene encoding aquaporin NIP1-4 — translated: MARREDDSYTNGSVFEVSVEEGRKDKSEAYADASKQPEEANDGIDDAVCGMPASISYIQQLIAEFLATFFLIFAGCGVITVNDKNGMATFPGIAVVWGMTVMAMVYAVGHVSGAHINPAVTVGFAVSGRFPWRKVPAYMVVQTVAATFASLLLRQMFGRRHLVASVTVPSGISSQSLVLEFIITFYLMFVIMAVATDDRAVGQMAGLAVGGTIMLNALFAGPVSGASMNPVRSIGPALVGGKYTGLWVYIFGPFAGAAAGAWAYNLIRHTDKTLAEITKSISRTNN